Proteins encoded within one genomic window of Streptomyces profundus:
- a CDS encoding sigma-70 family RNA polymerase sigma factor has translation MARAHPRLPAAERYRDRLLRYVRRLTAGDPHRAEDIVQETMLRAWLAAEEFSGEFAGKQEPSRNDDRLAAWLHVVARNLAFDAHRRERSVPAGIMPTGLLGQADEGVDVAEAVVNRVAITRALAGLSPLHRDVLVHVHLCDHSRADTARLLGIPGGTVKSRAHYALSALRREFPAA, from the coding sequence GTGGCCCGTGCCCACCCGAGACTCCCGGCGGCCGAGCGGTACCGCGACCGGCTGCTCCGGTACGTCAGACGTCTGACGGCCGGCGATCCGCACCGCGCCGAGGACATCGTCCAGGAGACGATGCTGCGCGCCTGGCTGGCCGCCGAGGAGTTCAGCGGGGAGTTCGCCGGCAAGCAGGAACCCTCCCGGAACGACGACCGGCTCGCCGCCTGGCTGCATGTCGTCGCCCGCAACCTCGCCTTCGACGCCCACCGCCGCGAGCGGAGCGTTCCGGCGGGCATCATGCCCACCGGTCTGCTCGGACAGGCCGACGAGGGCGTCGACGTGGCCGAGGCCGTCGTCAACCGGGTGGCGATCACCCGCGCGTTGGCCGGCCTCAGCCCGCTCCACCGCGACGTGCTGGTCCACGTCCACCTGTGCGACCACTCCCGCGCCGACACCGCACGCCTCCTGGGGATACCCGGGGGGACCGTCAAATCCAGGGCGCACTACGCCCTGTCCGCCCTGCGACGGGAGTTCCCGGCAGCATGA
- a CDS encoding FtsK/SpoIIIE domain-containing protein — translation MKLTVTTADSQGRRTDHLLDLPGDTTVGELAAALDTPRLYLGEEALDSGTPLGAGGVRDGVLLGLDGPAPPVPDAARAWRPPASDPVLLELRHVSGPGAGQVWPLGPGSHEVGTDRRCSLRLPSPDGEAPGPAADLGEGEEDPGTPESGTWIIVHTDGSVRFRLPADADPLRCGLRSLTPPPPVDPETGTPLTDEEPAGPRDGGPGGHSAEPPPAGPDGLPLEPPLPPPGYRPPPDDGSHDWPAFADLALGDHLLRLAPRFEPDAAVRPAPDGLTIEYSRPPRILPHLDAENLNLPAPPPPPGPRPFPFMLMISPMVMGFAMVALFRSFYFLILILFTPLMAVGNWLMGRRGNRKQHAEQLRRFRLRRAALEREMRRATVEERRQRNTASPDPASLLLTVKGPGHQLWERRRHHGDYLTLRLGVVNRASLKRISDQARESNHRQVHWRLSDVPIGAELPMLGVIGLTGTPDTVRAVARWAIIQSAVLHSPRDLRIVVLTDEEHLADWAWVRWLQHLRPARAGAATTPLVALGRDPASTRQRVGELYADLQSRAAVSGKSTGDAAVAPGEPDILVVLDGAYRLREVPGMIGVLTQGPPLRIYSLCLDERESLLPEECTSVVTASGNQLTMRVSGAPAVSGIRADQVTPEWCEGTARALAPLRDVTVEVEAGIPAEVRLLPLLGQEPPDPAALVRAWQRQPASTAFPVGAGHDGTAQLDLVADGPHALIGGTTGSGKSELLQTMIASLAAVNRPDELTFVLIDYKGGSAFRECAELPHTLGMITDLDGHLVERALASLDAELRRREQLLADVEVKDHKEYRAKRAREPELPALPRLLLIIDEFATLVREQVEFVPGLVSLAQRGRSLGLHLVLATQRPAGAVSNEIRANTNLRVALRVTDRMESTDIINAPTAAAISPATPGRALVRRGDGPPLPFQTAWVGAERPDEDPDAPGARTVPRTVQGVELSPERLGHPLPAARVIHEGGDPIADAADADEADEHDADEATGEKGAAPVDPATDLSALVATVRAATEALEDFETQPRPWLPPLPEELPLTGPEQDPHPGAAALPPVPYILFDVPSRQEQRLGHIEFGTFGHLYVIGAPRSGRTQTLRTIAGSAALHLTTDQLHVYGIDAAGGGLAPLEALPHCGAVVPRHDAERLERLVRRLVTELTDRQQVIARQGVTSLPEARARLPREERPPHLLLLIDGWDALVSQWEKQDGGRLTEEMLRLLREGATAGVHVIATSERMLLGGRPGQHNDRRLLLRQSDRMDYAIVGVNRRAVPEQVPAGRGWATPGAIEGQILTLPLSALAKGGDQADVVRAIGRQATIRDGGVADELRPFSVAALPEAIGFQEAADQIDEAARRPLWALLGMGGDTGGALGHDFATGSGSFLVAGPPHSGRSTTLAAMCVSLVTGGTSLVVLTPRESPLRRLAAHGLARVIDDVDPDPEALEAALDALAGRPTVVVVDDAELLVNTRVDGPLRKVASAGRDRGLGLLLAGPADGMSSLGWIGIARRGRRGLLLAPKALNEGELIGARLTPDHLRPPAVPGRAWTADPAGRLLAVQVPLTVLQ, via the coding sequence GTGAAGCTCACCGTGACCACCGCCGACTCCCAGGGGCGGCGCACGGACCATCTGCTGGACCTGCCGGGCGACACCACCGTCGGCGAACTCGCCGCCGCGCTGGACACACCCCGTCTCTACCTCGGCGAGGAGGCGCTGGACTCCGGGACGCCGCTGGGCGCCGGCGGCGTCCGCGACGGCGTGTTGCTGGGCCTGGACGGCCCGGCGCCGCCCGTCCCCGACGCCGCACGGGCCTGGCGGCCCCCGGCGTCCGACCCGGTGTTGCTGGAGCTGCGGCATGTCTCGGGCCCGGGAGCCGGGCAGGTGTGGCCGCTCGGCCCCGGCAGCCACGAGGTGGGCACCGACCGTCGCTGCTCGCTCCGCCTCCCCTCGCCCGACGGCGAGGCGCCGGGCCCAGCGGCGGACTTGGGGGAGGGGGAGGAGGACCCCGGCACCCCTGAGTCCGGCACCTGGATCATCGTGCACACGGACGGCTCGGTGCGGTTCCGGCTGCCGGCGGACGCCGACCCGCTCCGGTGCGGCCTGCGCAGCCTCACCCCGCCGCCGCCCGTGGACCCGGAGACCGGCACGCCGCTCACCGACGAGGAGCCCGCGGGGCCGAGGGACGGCGGGCCAGGCGGCCACAGCGCCGAACCTCCGCCGGCGGGCCCCGACGGGCTGCCCCTGGAGCCGCCGCTGCCGCCCCCCGGGTACCGCCCGCCGCCGGACGACGGCTCCCACGACTGGCCCGCCTTCGCCGACCTCGCCCTCGGTGACCATCTGCTGCGGCTGGCGCCCAGGTTCGAGCCCGACGCCGCCGTCCGACCCGCGCCGGACGGGCTCACCATCGAGTACAGCCGGCCGCCGCGCATCCTGCCGCACCTGGACGCCGAGAACCTCAACCTGCCGGCACCCCCACCGCCGCCAGGGCCACGGCCGTTCCCGTTCATGCTGATGATCTCCCCCATGGTCATGGGCTTCGCCATGGTGGCGCTCTTCCGTTCCTTCTACTTCCTGATCCTCATCCTGTTCACCCCGCTGATGGCGGTGGGCAACTGGCTGATGGGGCGCCGGGGCAACCGCAAGCAACACGCGGAGCAGCTCCGCAGGTTCCGGCTGCGCCGGGCCGCCCTGGAGCGGGAGATGCGCCGCGCGACGGTGGAGGAACGCCGGCAGCGGAACACCGCCTCGCCCGATCCCGCGTCCCTGCTGCTCACCGTCAAGGGCCCGGGCCACCAGCTGTGGGAACGGCGCCGCCACCACGGGGACTATCTGACCCTGCGCCTCGGCGTGGTGAACCGCGCCTCGCTCAAACGCATCAGCGACCAGGCCAGGGAGAGCAACCACCGGCAGGTGCACTGGCGGCTGTCCGACGTGCCCATCGGCGCCGAGCTGCCGATGCTCGGCGTCATCGGCCTCACCGGCACCCCCGACACCGTGCGGGCCGTGGCTCGTTGGGCCATCATCCAGTCCGCCGTCCTGCACAGCCCCCGCGACCTGCGGATCGTCGTGCTCACCGACGAGGAGCACCTTGCCGACTGGGCCTGGGTGCGCTGGCTCCAGCATCTGCGCCCCGCCCGCGCCGGCGCCGCGACGACGCCGCTCGTCGCGCTGGGCCGCGACCCGGCGTCCACCCGCCAGCGCGTCGGCGAGCTCTACGCGGACCTCCAGTCCCGCGCGGCGGTCTCCGGGAAGTCCACGGGCGACGCGGCCGTCGCCCCGGGGGAGCCGGACATCCTGGTCGTCCTGGACGGCGCCTACCGGCTGCGCGAGGTGCCGGGGATGATCGGCGTCCTCACCCAGGGGCCGCCCCTGCGGATCTACAGCCTCTGCCTGGACGAACGCGAGTCGCTGCTCCCCGAGGAGTGCACCTCGGTCGTCACCGCGAGCGGCAACCAGCTGACGATGCGCGTCTCGGGGGCCCCCGCCGTCTCCGGTATCCGTGCCGACCAGGTCACGCCCGAGTGGTGCGAGGGGACCGCCCGCGCGCTGGCGCCGCTGCGCGACGTCACCGTGGAGGTCGAGGCGGGAATCCCCGCCGAGGTGCGGCTGCTGCCGCTGCTCGGCCAGGAGCCGCCGGACCCGGCGGCCCTGGTGCGGGCGTGGCAACGCCAGCCCGCCAGCACGGCGTTCCCCGTCGGCGCTGGACACGACGGCACCGCCCAGCTGGACCTGGTGGCGGACGGGCCGCACGCCCTGATCGGCGGCACCACGGGGTCGGGCAAGTCGGAGCTGCTCCAGACGATGATCGCCTCGCTGGCCGCGGTGAACCGGCCCGACGAGCTGACGTTCGTGCTCATCGACTACAAGGGCGGCAGCGCGTTCCGCGAGTGCGCCGAACTCCCCCACACCCTGGGGATGATCACCGACCTCGACGGGCATCTGGTGGAGCGCGCGCTGGCCTCGCTGGACGCCGAGCTGCGCCGCCGCGAGCAGCTGCTGGCCGACGTGGAGGTGAAGGACCACAAGGAGTACCGGGCCAAGCGCGCCCGGGAGCCCGAACTGCCGGCGCTGCCCAGGCTGTTGCTGATCATCGACGAGTTCGCCACGCTGGTGCGGGAGCAGGTGGAGTTCGTGCCGGGGCTGGTCAGCCTCGCGCAGCGGGGCCGCTCCCTGGGCCTGCACCTGGTGCTGGCCACGCAGCGCCCGGCGGGCGCCGTCTCCAACGAGATCCGCGCCAACACCAACCTCCGGGTCGCCCTGCGCGTCACCGACCGGATGGAGAGCACGGACATCATCAACGCGCCGACGGCCGCCGCGATCTCCCCGGCCACTCCCGGCCGGGCCCTGGTCCGCAGGGGTGACGGGCCGCCGCTGCCGTTCCAGACGGCCTGGGTCGGCGCCGAACGGCCAGACGAGGACCCGGACGCGCCGGGCGCCAGGACCGTGCCGCGCACCGTGCAGGGTGTGGAGCTGAGCCCGGAGCGGCTCGGCCATCCGCTGCCGGCGGCCAGGGTCATCCACGAGGGCGGCGATCCGATCGCGGACGCGGCGGACGCCGACGAGGCCGACGAACACGACGCCGACGAGGCAACGGGCGAGAAGGGCGCCGCGCCCGTCGACCCCGCCACCGATCTGAGCGCGCTGGTGGCGACCGTCCGGGCGGCGACGGAAGCCCTGGAGGACTTCGAGACCCAGCCCAGGCCCTGGCTGCCGCCGCTGCCGGAGGAGCTGCCGCTCACCGGCCCCGAGCAGGACCCGCACCCCGGGGCCGCCGCGCTGCCGCCGGTGCCCTACATCCTCTTCGACGTGCCGAGCCGGCAGGAACAGCGGCTCGGGCACATCGAGTTCGGCACCTTCGGCCACCTCTACGTGATCGGCGCGCCGCGCTCGGGGCGCACCCAGACGCTGCGCACCATCGCGGGCTCGGCCGCCCTGCACCTGACCACCGACCAGCTGCACGTCTACGGCATCGACGCGGCCGGCGGCGGCCTGGCGCCGCTTGAGGCCCTGCCGCACTGCGGCGCCGTGGTGCCCCGGCACGACGCCGAGCGCCTTGAGCGGCTGGTGCGCCGGCTGGTCACGGAGCTGACCGACCGCCAGCAGGTCATCGCCCGGCAGGGCGTGACATCGCTGCCGGAGGCGCGGGCCCGGCTGCCCAGGGAGGAACGCCCGCCGCATCTGCTGCTGTTGATCGACGGCTGGGACGCCCTGGTGAGCCAGTGGGAGAAGCAGGACGGCGGCCGGCTCACCGAGGAGATGTTGCGGCTGCTGCGGGAGGGCGCCACGGCCGGCGTCCATGTGATCGCCACCTCGGAGCGGATGCTGCTCGGCGGCCGTCCGGGCCAGCACAACGACCGGCGCCTCCTGCTGCGTCAGTCCGACCGGATGGACTACGCCATCGTGGGCGTCAACCGGCGTGCGGTGCCGGAGCAGGTGCCGGCCGGGCGGGGCTGGGCGACGCCCGGCGCCATCGAGGGACAGATCCTCACCCTGCCGCTCTCGGCCCTCGCCAAGGGCGGCGACCAGGCCGACGTGGTGCGGGCCATCGGTCGGCAGGCGACGATCAGGGACGGCGGAGTGGCGGACGAGCTGCGCCCGTTCAGCGTCGCAGCGCTGCCCGAGGCGATCGGCTTCCAGGAGGCCGCCGACCAGATCGACGAGGCGGCCCGCCGCCCGCTGTGGGCGCTGCTCGGGATGGGCGGCGACACCGGCGGGGCGTTGGGCCACGACTTCGCCACCGGCTCCGGGTCCTTCCTGGTGGCGGGCCCGCCGCACAGCGGGCGTTCCACCACGCTCGCCGCGATGTGCGTCTCGCTGGTGACCGGCGGCACCTCGCTGGTGGTGCTGACGCCCAGGGAGTCGCCGCTGCGGCGGCTCGCCGCGCACGGCCTGGCGCGGGTGATCGACGATGTCGATCCGGATCCCGAGGCGTTGGAGGCGGCGCTGGACGCGCTGGCGGGCCGGCCGACCGTGGTGGTGGTCGACGACGCCGAACTGCTGGTGAACACCCGGGTGGACGGTCCGCTGCGGAAGGTCGCCTCGGCCGGCCGGGACCGGGGCCTCGGGCTGCTGCTGGCAGGACCGGCCGACGGCATGTCCAGCCTGGGCTGGATCGGCATCGCCCGTCGGGGCCGGCGCGGGCTGCTGCTGGCGCCCAAGGCCCTGAACGAGGGCGAGTTGATCGGCGCCCGGCTGACGCCCGACCACCTGCGTCCCCCGGCCGTTCCTGGCCGCGCCTGGACGGCCGACCCCGCCGGGCGGCTGCTGGCGGTGCAGGTGCCGCTGACCGTGCTCCAGTGA
- a CDS encoding serine/arginine repetitive matrix protein 2 has protein sequence MADFAMDYDKLYAMKRGLHDLADRADSAGGADAWQEIGDGTASSNQSIFGNYNLSYQFQVFYGLSKTRINDGKDKLKQFGDMFGGVADVLLEQDAGIAAGAMTMTGYSELDKWLGEREAYSDWEEKKETWDDYAEEIGAGDYFAEHPDADPAEVCSVDDPPGWCEQWQKDLGDGRPPWPGPEPDKPPEHPPNRVQITDEDGSSVDVYLTYDDEYNVTEEKTVIETSDGRTVTTTVEYEGPPDPSGPADDDDTFDRRDYTVTTIGPDGTESVAEYTIEDDGSGTQKVTTTTTDDDGDEEVTVTEYTRDPKSGPDDKKWESDWEEVED, from the coding sequence ATGGCCGACTTCGCCATGGACTACGACAAGCTCTACGCCATGAAGCGGGGGCTGCACGACCTGGCGGACCGGGCCGACTCGGCGGGCGGCGCGGACGCGTGGCAGGAGATCGGCGACGGGACCGCCAGCTCCAACCAGTCGATCTTCGGCAACTACAACCTCTCGTACCAGTTCCAGGTCTTCTACGGGCTGTCCAAGACGCGGATCAACGACGGCAAGGACAAGTTGAAGCAGTTCGGCGACATGTTCGGCGGGGTCGCCGACGTGCTGCTGGAGCAGGACGCCGGGATCGCCGCCGGCGCCATGACCATGACCGGCTACTCGGAGCTGGACAAGTGGCTCGGGGAGCGCGAGGCGTACTCGGACTGGGAGGAGAAGAAGGAGACCTGGGACGACTACGCCGAGGAGATCGGCGCCGGCGACTACTTCGCCGAGCATCCGGACGCCGACCCGGCGGAGGTCTGCTCGGTGGACGACCCCCCGGGCTGGTGCGAGCAGTGGCAGAAGGACCTGGGCGACGGCCGGCCGCCGTGGCCGGGACCCGAGCCCGACAAGCCGCCGGAGCACCCGCCGAACCGCGTCCAGATCACCGATGAGGACGGCAGCAGCGTCGACGTGTACCTCACCTACGACGACGAGTACAACGTCACCGAGGAGAAGACCGTCATCGAGACCTCGGACGGCAGGACGGTCACCACGACGGTCGAGTACGAGGGACCGCCCGACCCGAGCGGCCCGGCGGACGACGACGACACCTTCGACCGCCGCGACTACACGGTCACCACCATCGGCCCCGACGGCACCGAGAGCGTGGCCGAGTACACCATCGAGGACGACGGGTCCGGCACCCAGAAGGTGACCACGACCACCACGGACGACGACGGCGACGAGGAGGTCACGGTCACCGAGTACACCAGGGACCCCAAGAGCGGTCCGGACGACAAGAAGTGGGAGTCGGACTGGGAGGAGGTGGAGGACTGA